Within the Corynebacterium afermentans subsp. lipophilum genome, the region TCCTTGGATACGGACGAGGCGGAATCCGTGATCGCGCTCGCCGCCCTCATCAACGGCCATTTGCCGGAGGGGCTCGAGGGGACGATCGACTACACGTTTACCCTGGATGACAAGCAGTGGATCCGCCGCCGCGCGCAAGCGGTGTTACGGCCCGGCGGATCCGCGTTGTACTCCATGTGGGAAGAAGCCGGCGAGCTGCAGGAGTGGCTGGAGACCTCCCGCAAGTACGCCGCCTAGGCTCTCGGGAGCCCTTGCCTATCGACGAGCAATGCCTCGCCCGACGCACTTGGCGATAGACTGGCCGGCATGGCTTTTGCTGCTGAACATCCCGTCCTCGCGCAGTCCGAGTTCCGCCCAGTGGGGGAGATTGAGCGTCGCGAAAAACCCTTCGAGGTCGTCTCCGAGTTCGAACCCTCCGGCGACCAGCCAACGGCGATTGCACAGCTGGATGAACGGCTCAACCGTGGCGAGCGCGACGTCGTGCTCATGGGCGCGACCGGTACCGGTAAGTCAGCCACCGCCGCGTGGCTCATTGAGAAGCAGCAGCGACCCACGCTAGTCATGGCGCCGAACAAGACGCTGGCGGCGCAGCTGGCCAACGAGCTGCGCCAGCTGCTGCCGAACAACGCGGTGGAGTACTTCGTGTCGTACTACGACTACTACCAACCGGAGGCCTACATCGCGCAGACGGACACCTACATCGAGAAGGATTCGTCCATCAACGACGATGTGGAGCGTTTGCGCCACTCCGCTACTTCCGCGCTGCTGAGCCGGCGCGACGTGGTTGTGGTCTCCTCGGTGTCCTGCATCTACGGCCTCGGCACACCGCAGTCCTACCTGGACCGCTCCATTGTGCTGCGTGTGGGCGAGGAGGTGGAGCGCGACCGGTTCCTGCGCCTGCTAGTGGACGTGCAGTACGAGCGCAACGACATCGACTTCAAGCGCGGCACTTTCCGTGTCAAGGGCGACACCGTGGACATCATCCCGGCCTACGAAGAGGTGGCGGTGCGCGTGGAGTTCTTCGGCGACGAGGTGGACTCGCTGTACTACATCCACCCGCTCACCGGCGACGTGATCAGCCAGGAAGATGAAGTGCGCATCTTCCCGGCCACCCACTACGTGGCCACGGACGAGCGCATGGAAAAGGCTATCGAGGCCATCAAGGAAGAGCTCGCGGACAGGCTCGAGGAGCTGGAGAACAAGGGCAAGCTGCTCGAGGCGCAGCGCCTGCGCATGCGCACCGAATACGACCTGGAGATGATCCAGCAGGTTGGGTTCTGCTCCGGCATCGAAAACTACTCGCGGCACATGGACGGCCGCCCGGCGGGCTCCGCGCCAGCGACGTTGATCGACTACTTCCCGGAAGATTTCCTCACCATCATCGATGAGTCCCACGTCACCGTGCCCCAGATCGGCGGCATGTTTGAAGGCGACATGTCGCGAAAGCGCAACCTGGTGGAGTTCGGTTTCCGCTTGCCGTCCGCGGTGGACAACCGCCCGCTGACGTTCGACGAGTTCGAGGCCCGCGTGGGGCAGACCGTGTACATGTCCGCCACGCCCGGCGACTACGAGCTCGAGGCCGCCCAGGGCGAGTTTGTGGAGCAGGTGATTCGCCCGACCGGCCTGGTGGACCCGAAGGTCACCGTCAAACCCACGAAGGGCCAGATCGACGACCTGATCGACGAGATCCGCACCCGCACCGCCAAAGACGAGCGTGTCCTTGTGACCACCCTGACCAAGCGCATGGCCGAGGACCTCACGGATTACCTGCTGGACAACGGCGTCAAGGTGCGCTACCTGCACTCGGACATCGACACCCTGCAGCGCGTGGAGCTGCTGCGCCAGCTGCGTTTGGGCGAGTACGACGTGCTCGTGGGCATCAACCTGCTGCGCGAGGGACTGGACCTGCCGGAAGTCTCCCTCGTTGCGATCCTGGACGCGGATAAGGAGGGCTTCTTGCGCTCGACCAAGTCGCTGATCCAGACGATCGGCCGCGCGGCGCGAAACGTCTCCGGCGAAGTGATTATGTACGCCGACCAGGTCACCGAATCCATGCAGGAGGCCATCGACGAAACTGAGCGCCGACGCGAGAAGCAGATCGCCTACAACGAAAAACACGGCATCGACCCGCAGCCGCTGCGCAAGGCGATCGCGGACATTTTGGACCAGGTGTACGAAGATGCGGACACGGATGCGTCGGCAAGCTTGAGCTCCGATACGGCCGTTGCGGAGCGCGCGGACGTGTCCAACATGGCCTCCGACGAGGTGCAAAAGCTTATCGACGACCTGACGGTCCAAATGCGCGACGCCGCCGGCGAACTCAAATTTGAACTTGCCGGAAGACTCAGGGACGAGATTGCGGATCTCAAACGAGAGCTGCGTGGTATTAAAGACACAGGAAATTAGCGAAAGGAACCTGCTTTGCACACCTACAAGTCGATCGCTGTCGGCACCGACGGCTCCGCCACCTCCATGGTCGCAGTGCGTGCCGCAGCCAGCCTCGCCCGCGTCTACGGCGCTGAACTAACCATCATCTGCGCCCACTACACCGCCTCCG harbors:
- a CDS encoding DUF4259 domain-containing protein, producing MGTWNTGPFDNDSAHDAVNALVNGTFCMAQFRFECGLGSLDTDEAESVIALAALINGHLPEGLEGTIDYTFTLDDKQWIRRRAQAVLRPGGSALYSMWEEAGELQEWLETSRKYAA
- the uvrB gene encoding excinuclease ABC subunit UvrB is translated as MAFAAEHPVLAQSEFRPVGEIERREKPFEVVSEFEPSGDQPTAIAQLDERLNRGERDVVLMGATGTGKSATAAWLIEKQQRPTLVMAPNKTLAAQLANELRQLLPNNAVEYFVSYYDYYQPEAYIAQTDTYIEKDSSINDDVERLRHSATSALLSRRDVVVVSSVSCIYGLGTPQSYLDRSIVLRVGEEVERDRFLRLLVDVQYERNDIDFKRGTFRVKGDTVDIIPAYEEVAVRVEFFGDEVDSLYYIHPLTGDVISQEDEVRIFPATHYVATDERMEKAIEAIKEELADRLEELENKGKLLEAQRLRMRTEYDLEMIQQVGFCSGIENYSRHMDGRPAGSAPATLIDYFPEDFLTIIDESHVTVPQIGGMFEGDMSRKRNLVEFGFRLPSAVDNRPLTFDEFEARVGQTVYMSATPGDYELEAAQGEFVEQVIRPTGLVDPKVTVKPTKGQIDDLIDEIRTRTAKDERVLVTTLTKRMAEDLTDYLLDNGVKVRYLHSDIDTLQRVELLRQLRLGEYDVLVGINLLREGLDLPEVSLVAILDADKEGFLRSTKSLIQTIGRAARNVSGEVIMYADQVTESMQEAIDETERRREKQIAYNEKHGIDPQPLRKAIADILDQVYEDADTDASASLSSDTAVAERADVSNMASDEVQKLIDDLTVQMRDAAGELKFELAGRLRDEIADLKRELRGIKDTGN